A window of Burkholderia ubonensis contains these coding sequences:
- a CDS encoding Lrp/AsnC family transcriptional regulator — protein sequence MTDSKLDRIDLRILSQLQKRGRMTNVELADAVGLSPSPCLIRVKRLEKAGYIGGYGAHIQLEKLGDVQIVFTEVTLADHRREDFDRFVAAIRNVDEIVECHLASGGYDYLLKFVTRSVSHYQTIVEGLLEQNIGIEKYFSYVIIKSPFVKRHYPLESLFGERH from the coding sequence ATGACGGACAGCAAGCTAGACCGGATCGACCTGCGCATTCTTTCCCAGTTGCAAAAGCGCGGGCGCATGACCAACGTCGAACTGGCCGATGCCGTCGGGCTGTCGCCCAGCCCGTGCCTGATCCGCGTGAAGCGGCTCGAGAAAGCCGGCTACATCGGCGGGTACGGCGCGCACATTCAGCTCGAGAAGCTCGGCGATGTGCAGATCGTGTTTACGGAGGTCACGCTGGCCGACCACCGGCGCGAGGACTTCGACCGGTTCGTCGCGGCGATCCGCAATGTCGACGAGATCGTCGAGTGCCATCTCGCGAGCGGCGGCTACGACTATCTGCTCAAGTTCGTCACGCGCAGCGTGAGCCACTACCAGACGATCGTCGAAGGGCTGCTCGAGCAGAACATCGGCATCGAGAAATACTTCAGTTACGTGATCATCAAGTCGCCGTTCGTCAAGCGGCACTACCCGCTCGAATCACTGTTCGGCGAACGGCACTGA
- a CDS encoding aspartate aminotransferase family protein produces the protein MNQAALIEADRHHLIHPVVNYRAHEARGVTVLDSADGVFLRDADGRTLLDAFSGLWCVNVGYGRDSIVKAAAEQMAKLPYATGYFHFGSQPAIELAERLAALAPPSLNRVYFTLGGSDAIDSAVRFITHYFNATGRPSKKQMIALERGYHGSSSIGAGLTALPAFHRHFDLPRADQHHIPSPYPYRHPLGDDPQALIAASVAALEAKVAELGEDNVAAFFCEPVQGSGGVIVPPAGWLKAMRDACRRLGILFVADEVITGFGRTGPLFACETERVEPDLMTVAKGLTAGYAPMGAVFMSDEIYEGIAGSRADTAVVGHGYTYSAHPVSAAIGLEVLKLYHDGGLLANGQAMAPRFAAGLDALRAHPLVGDARSAGLLGALELVADKACKTRFEPALNVPGKIAAAAYANGVVFRAFGDGVLGFAPALSFTAGEFDLMFERVRKTLDDVLADACVQRALDAAHTQPA, from the coding sequence ATGAACCAAGCCGCGCTGATCGAAGCCGATCGTCACCACCTGATCCACCCTGTCGTCAACTATCGTGCGCACGAGGCGCGCGGCGTCACCGTGCTCGACTCCGCCGACGGCGTCTTCCTGCGCGACGCGGACGGCCGCACGCTGCTCGATGCGTTCTCGGGCCTGTGGTGCGTGAACGTCGGCTACGGCCGCGACAGCATCGTGAAGGCCGCCGCCGAGCAGATGGCGAAGCTGCCCTACGCGACCGGCTATTTTCATTTCGGCTCGCAACCCGCGATCGAGCTGGCCGAACGGCTCGCGGCGCTGGCGCCGCCGTCGCTGAACCGCGTGTATTTCACGCTCGGCGGCTCGGATGCGATCGACTCCGCCGTGCGTTTCATCACGCACTATTTCAACGCGACCGGCCGCCCGTCGAAAAAACAGATGATCGCGCTCGAGCGCGGCTATCACGGCTCGTCGTCGATCGGCGCCGGCCTTACCGCGCTGCCCGCGTTCCACCGTCACTTCGACCTGCCGCGCGCGGACCAGCATCACATCCCGTCGCCCTACCCGTATCGCCACCCGCTCGGCGACGATCCGCAGGCGTTGATCGCCGCGTCGGTCGCCGCGCTCGAAGCGAAGGTCGCCGAACTCGGCGAGGACAATGTCGCCGCGTTCTTCTGCGAGCCGGTGCAAGGCTCCGGGGGCGTGATCGTGCCGCCGGCCGGCTGGCTGAAGGCGATGCGCGACGCGTGCCGGCGCCTCGGCATCCTGTTCGTCGCCGACGAGGTGATCACCGGCTTCGGCCGCACGGGCCCGCTGTTCGCGTGCGAGACCGAACGGGTCGAACCGGACCTGATGACCGTCGCGAAAGGGCTGACCGCCGGCTATGCGCCGATGGGCGCGGTATTCATGTCCGACGAAATCTACGAAGGGATCGCCGGCAGCCGCGCCGATACGGCCGTGGTCGGCCACGGCTACACGTATTCCGCGCATCCGGTCAGCGCGGCGATCGGCCTCGAAGTGCTGAAGCTCTATCACGACGGCGGGCTGCTCGCGAACGGGCAGGCGATGGCGCCGCGCTTCGCGGCAGGCCTCGACGCGCTGCGCGCCCACCCGCTGGTCGGCGACGCGCGCTCGGCCGGCCTGCTCGGCGCGCTCGAACTGGTGGCCGACAAGGCGTGCAAGACGCGCTTCGAGCCGGCGCTGAACGTGCCCGGCAAGATCGCGGCGGCCGCTTACGCGAACGGCGTCGTGTTCCGCGCGTTCGGCGACGGCGTGCTCGGTTTCGCCCCCGCGCTGAGTTTCACCGCGGGCGAGTTCGACCTGATGTTCGAGCGCGTGCGCAAGACGCTCGACGACGTGCTGGCCGACGCATGCGTGCAGCGCGCGCTCGACGCCGCGCACACGCAGCCCGCGTGA